Genomic DNA from Trichoderma asperellum chromosome 5, complete sequence:
CACgcattcttctctcttctctcctacTTCACATTTCAGTCGCCACGCATAATCGTCAAGATGTCTGCCGAGAACATTGACAACCCCATCTCCTACGAGCAGCTCGAGGATCTCGAGGATGATTTCGAGCAGGTTGAGCTCGAGCTCCGTAAGTtctgccaccaccactaaTCAACCCAGAGCTACACTCTTCATCCTTTTCCTCTGGTAGCGAGCCGTTGAGCATGCTTCATTCTGTCGTTTCCAGCTGGAATTGCGCAGTCCGTAAATGAGCAGCGCCATCAGGCCACCCTGGTTCCCTTTCCCCGAATTTCTCTCGCTGCTTAATTCACGTGAGAACGGAAcagggaagaggagagatttTTTATCTCTTTCTTGAAAACATTCTCTCAAAGCTGTAGAGTGCTAACAAATGCACAGTCCGCCAGCAGGCTAAGCTCACCAAGGACCTGTACGCCAAGCGCGCCAAGGTCGTTGCAGAGATCCCCAACTTCTGGCCCCTGGTCTTCGAGCAGGCTCCCCCGGATATCGACGAGTATGTTCAGCCAACTGACTCTGCCGTCCTGCTGAGCTCTCTGGTCAACCTGTCTGTTGAGCGATTCGAGCTTCCCAACGGCGACCCTCGCAGCATTGCCATCAAGTTCGAGTTCAGCGAGAACGAGTACTTTGAGAACAAGGTTCTCGAGAAGAAGTTCTGGTGGCGCCGCAACAAGGATGGCTGGGCGGGCCTCGTCAGCGAGCCTGTCAAGATCAACTGGAAGGCCGACAAGGACCTGACCAGCGGCATGCTGGACCTCGTCTACCAGGTCTGGGAGGACGACAAGGCCGGCAAGGGCGATGACaccgaggccaagaagaagctcaagtcCCAGATGGAGAGCACCGGCCTTGACGGCGTCAGCTTCTTTGCCTGGTTCGGTTTCCGTGGCCTCAGCATCACCGAGGAGGAGAACCAGGCTGCCctcaaggaggaggaggagaagcgcaAGCTCCGCAAGGAGGGCAAGGAGATTCccgacgaggatgatgaggatgaggacgatgaggatgacgagtaCGAGATGGAGATTTTCCCCACCGCCGACGACCTTGCCGTCTGCATCGCTGAGGATCTCTGGCCCGGTGCCATCAAGTACTTCTGTGAGTACATTCACGCCTCTGAGAATTCTTCGGAGGAATCAGACGATGAATGAGGACCAGCGCTAAGACTAAACTCAACAGTGGCTGCCCAAGAGCAAGATGCCATGAGCGACATCGACTTTGAGTCTgacgaggagatggatgaggGCGAGGAAGACGCCCAGCCCtccaagaagcgcaaggctTAAAGGTTCTCACTGATGATTTAAcgatttctctttttttgaaaAAAATATCCCCTCAAAAGCATTTTCTTTATACAACATAACACCCCTGCTCTCTATCAACAAGGCTATATACAGCTGTTGGTTACgggatttaaaaaaaatttatatattcatGATGACGATTTCTGGAAAGGATTAAAAAACCGGTGGACTGATGGGATTGGGAAGTGGGCATGGAGCTCTCGATTTTTACTCCTTGATCTTGGATTGAGATTGgcaaaaatatactataagtagACAATGATATCACAAAGAGTTTTGTTCTCTGGCAATCTTCTCTgattctcttctcatctacaTGTGCTCATCTTCACTGTTGTAAACAGAGCCTGCATTGAACATGCTTTAGCTCTTGCGGCTACTGGCGTTTGGCGTCGGATCTAactccatctccaagatctCCAAGATATGCTTACCTAGCTTGCAGTATGATGTAAATGTGACATTTCATACCCCAAATTCCCAAAACCAATCCACCACACGCCATCATTCTTGTCCTTACACTGTCCCGTCTCGCAGTTCGCCTTTCCCATGAGGTCCCAAAAAGTGCCGAGCCGACGTTGAACCCCATTTTTCACACCACCGCAGCCAATCCGCGGCCCAACTTCAGAACCATGTAAGATCGCCAACTCAAACGGCCATCATCGGAAGTCCGAGAGTATCCCACACGCGAACAGAGTCAATCTGTCAGCTTTTTGCACGAAATTTGTCAGCTTTTTGGAGATGCAACCTCTTGCTGGTCTTTGGTTGCAACATCGACCTTTGGATTGGTAGCTGGTGATGCACAAGGGCACGTTAGCGTCTGTCTGATGCAGCGGTATCGTATAAATTGCCCAGCCTGTGCCCGCTTTGCCTGACGAACATGGCACTGGCCGCATCCGCACTGCGATCAACTACGCCACGACAAGCTGGGTTTTTACAGGTGCTGGGACATAATTTGAGATATTTAATTCGACGGCATCAAGCTATTTTACCTCTTTCAATTCGAGCCCGTCTTGCTTCGACAATGGCGACGCCGTGGCAGATTCGCGTTCCCGCGAGCGATACGGGGTTGTTGAAGTGGAAGCAGACAGATGAGTCTGCAGCGAAGGTGTCTGAGCTGTTGCAAAAGGATCTCGAGgtattcttcttcctctttgtttttaatCTCTTCAAATGTATATTTACATAAAAATATGGCAACTAATTTGAAATGTAGAGCCACCATGTATTCTTTAATGCGGAGGGCTTTCACAATCATGTACGCCCGCGCTGTTGCTTCATGCAGCCTAACTGCCTTTATCACCAGTGAGATGAACTATGCATCTTGCGATGAACACTCAACCATGCACTGAAAATTTtaaccaaaaagaaaaaaaaaaaaaactaatagaaCATCACCAGATCGTTCACTCCCTCCTCACTCTCTACGCCACCGGCGCCTCTCCCAGCACCCTCGAAGAGGCGTATGCCGAAAACCACTCGTACCAAATCAAAGCCATGGACACCCACTCCGGCGTCgtcgaggagctcaagaaAGGGTGGACGGAAGGCTGCCCTTACCTTTCAAAGGGGAAATATTACCCTGACTTTCTGAGATTCTTTCAAGATGAAATTGAGGCAAAGGGATGGGAAAAGGTCCTTTTGGAGTATGTCTTTAAGGGAGATGAGAGGAGCGAAGCCATCTTTGGCCGTCTCTTTGCTGGTACGTATATCATTTCTATGATTGTCTTgcttaaaaagaaagaaaaaaaggagagaaaagaaaatctacGCTGCTCTCAATAAAGTCATTACAAGTAGCTAACAGACCAGGCTTCCTCCATCCCCTCATCCAACTCATGTACGGCATCGAATGGCAGCAACCCGCCATCATAGCCGAAGGCCTCGCCCAAGCTGCCGTCCACGAGAACCGCGTGGGCGGGTTCCTCACCAAAGCCGAGCAAGCCGCCACTGCCTCTGCACACACGACCAGCTTGCCGGAGCTCTTTGAGTCTGTTGGGCAATTCAGCGAGAAGCTCGCCACGAGCGCGCGGTTCGACGACAAGAACAAGATTTACGACGGCATCTTTGTTCGTGCTCCTGATGAGGCCCTGGAGTTTGTGAAGCAGGTCAAGGTGCATGAGGATGAGTTGGATGAGAGGCTGGCTGAGATGGTTCACTCGTGCGCCTATGtcgctgctgcggcggcgttTCACCAGCCGAACAAACCCAAGTTtgacttcttcttgatgTGAGTCTGACCCTTCTGGCATCttccccccccttcccccctTTATTTGCTCACAAGAAGTCTACGTTAGTCACCACCTCAACTCGATCCCCTTCTTCGTCACCCTCTTGTCCTTCCCCTGGCTCCGTGACTATCAAAAGGTCCGCATTCTCGAATGGAAAATCCGCCTCGATCTCATCCAGTACATCGCTCGAGGATGCCCACCGCTTCGCCTTGACGCCATCAAGTCCTTTGTTCCAAAGCAAGATTCTAGCTTCGCCACAAAGCCGGCTGACCTGCTCCCGCGGTTTCACGAGATCATTGACGATGGACATACCATTAAGGTCGTCCGAGCACTACTGATTGCTCAGGAGCTGTCTCGAAAGTATGCCGGTAGGCCGTGGATTCGCATCGCGGACGACGAGACGTGGTTGAAGGTTCATCAGATTCTGCTGCAGGGCACGGAAGGCCCGCAAGAGCCCGCCTTGTGGGTGAGATCTGCTGGGTTTGAAGAGGCCTGGGTAAATGTGCCCAAGGAAAGGTAAAGACGAAATTAATCCTTTTGCACCAaatatgaagaagaagaagaagaagaagaagaagaaatggagagGAATGGAGAGCCTCAGGATGCTGATGACGAAAAAAACGTGAGCTTTTAGAGCCAACAATACCGGCGCGCGACTTTAGgatatcttttatatttttatgtAGTCTAGTCTTGTAAATAACCCAGTTGTGCTTCCTATTCAAGAACAAAATTCAAGAGTTCAATCCATTCCCATCcactcttcttcgccatccTCGTCAGACTCGCCGCCTGACTCCGCCGTGCCGTTCATGACCGCGTCAATGGTCTTCTGCTGTGCACTGGTCAGGGTCGCATTGCCATTACCATTCTCTTCATCCTTATTATTATCAGCCTGACCCAACAGGTAATCCACCATGTACACGTTCTCGTCAGCCAACCTCCTGATCTCATCCCTCATCTTCACCACTGCTCGTGAGACCACTCGCAGCTCGACATCTACCTTGCCACGGTTGGCAGTAAGCCAAGCACCGTGCTTATCGACCAGCGACTTGATCCACAGCAGGCAGAATTCGATGTGAGGAGATTCTTCCGTCTGGGCAGCGACGAAGCGGAGGAGTCTTGGGACATACACAATGGGGATATCGGACACGACGAGGGGAATGTCGGCCGGGGGTACCGCTTGGAAAACTCTCTTGATGAGGCCAGCTTCGTTTAGTCGGAATGCCATCACCAACGCTTTGAGGTAGTCCTTTTCGTTTTCCAGTACTGCTAAAGTCGAAGCAGGCGTGATCTCAATGTTAAGATCAAATGGATCAAACTGTAGAGTGTGGTCCAAGCTATAGATAAGAAGACCTTCTGTAGAAGCAGCGCAAAAGGCGGATCCGGCAGGCGAAAAGGCGACTCCTGTAACGCGAACTTGAGGCTTCCGCTTTCTAGCGGATGGATCTCCCCCACGCTTCGAACCAGGCAGGCTTGCATCGACCCGGTCTTCGCGGTCGGATGCCTCTCCTTGCATGTCAATATCGTCCATGGCTCCGGCTTCCGTTAGATACTTGCTGTTGAGGAACTCTTGAGTTCCGGATAGAGACAAGTTCACGCTAACTGTAAACTTCTTCAGTAGTACCATAGTCGATACAGAGTACAGGCAGATATATTTGCTGTTTCCACCGGCCAACAGGCAGCTTCCGTCTGTGCTATAGCGAATTGTGCTAAAGCTTTTGTTGCCGCCGATATTGGCAGCAGTTCTTCTGTCTGATGATTTACGTCCGCCAGACACGTCCCTGCGACCATCGAGACCCGCAGTCTGCTCAGCCTCTGATATTGACCAGAAAGTCAGCTGGCCATCAATCGTTGAAACGGCCAGCTGAAGGGAATCCGGTCGAACGGCAATGTCGAGAATATCAGCCTGAAGCTGTAACGGTTCACTTGTCTGAGTTCTGTCAAAGATCGACCAGATCCGTGCAGTTCTGTCCCAGCTACCGCTAACTAGGGAGTTGCCATTTGGTGTAAAGGCTAAAGCAGATACGGGACCGTCGTGCCCTGCTAACCGATCAAGGAGCTGACCGGTCTGTACAGACCAGATGTGGATATCAAATGAGTCCAGTGATCCTGCTGCAACGACTTCGCCGCTGGGGTCAACAGACATGCATGTGAAGGACAGCCTTGTTGGGGCCGTAAAGGTGCGGAAATTTCGATATCTGATCAGATCCCACGCCCTGACTGAGCCGTCAAGACTCGATGTGAATAGTACATTTCCCTTCTTGGCAAACTCGCAAGCCGTAACGGCACTAGTGTGCTCCGTGAATGTGACGATACAAAAGCCAGACTCAATATCCCATACTTTGAtcttgccatcatcagccGTGGTAATGATTCGCTGTCCATCCGGGGAGTAAACGAGAGAGTTTATTGAGTCAAAATGACCCTGCTGTTTGAGAATGTAGGATTCAGACTGCCACTCCCAGACCAACAACTGTCCCAGCTTTGAGGCACCAAAGGCCAGCCACTCTCCGCTCTGGTTGATCGTCACAAAGTCAACATCACTCTGGGAGATGCTGAGCTTATGAATGTTGTTGAAGTCGGGCATTTCGTAAAGGCTGAAGAGACCATTGGACATGCCAGCCACCAAGAGGTTAGTTTCCGCGTGGAAAAAGGCACATCGCACATGCGCGCTACCTTGCATAAAGTAGTGTCGCTCAACAATGCGCCATCTCATGTCTGAATCATCGTCGTtatcgtcatcatcctccaTACGGTCGTCTTGCTTTACAGAGTTGAGCGGTTTGACGTATTTCCAGTTGAAGACCGCACCATCCTTGCTGACCGTATAAATAGTCTCCTGGTCAGCGGAAAACCAAGCACCAATAACGTTTTGCTTATGGCCACCAAGAATGGTGGGAACGAAACCCTCTTCGGGCTCAACGCTCCATATCCTTGCCGTCAAATCTTTAGAGGCTGTTAGGAAAAATCGGGAGTCGCTAGACCACTCGATATGCTGCACCGAGTCGAAGTGGCCGGTGTAGGTGCGGCGCTTTACGAAGGGGGCGAATTCAAGCTCTCCTTCGGCGTTTGTATCTGGGGTTGAAGGCACGTGCCAGACTTCGAGTTTTCGGCCCAAGCCCACGACAAAATATCTACCTGAAGGCGAGAATGAGAGCGCTGTGACCTGCGACCGGAAGGAGAAGTGATAGATGGATACGCGGCGGGGAACGTTGGTCAGGATCGCATGACCCTCATCGTCAACGGTGAGAAGGAGATTTCCGCGGGGGGAGAGGCCGATTCGAGCAATGTTCTTGCGATGTGCGAAGGGCAGGGTATGGgacttgttgctgttgtatCAAGTTAGCCATCCAGCTCAACGACAGGTGTGCTTTAGTAGAATGCGCCGACAAGACATACTTTACCAGGTCAAAGATGGTCACGCGATTGCCGACGGGTGAAAAGAGATGGGTGCCATCTGGGCTGAACACCAAGTTGCCCTGGCAGTAGACAGTGCCCAGCAAATTGGAAAACTAGGAAGCCTCACAATCAGCACTTGATCCGGAATCTGTTTGGACATTGAAGTTGCAAATTGGATCGGTATAATCGACAATTGGGCAAAATCGGGGCTTGGCAGTCTGAATTTCAAAGCTGTATGACAAAATCTTACCCTAAAATCGGTCTTCATTGTCGGCCACTTGCCATGATCTTGTGGACTTATATGATGATGTGAAGCTCTTTCAGCGTTCGCCGCAGTCGCATCAAAAAATCAAGCTGCGACTTTCTTATCGATACGGACCCattgtgatttttttttcccacagCAAGCCAAGCGCAGTAAAAGCGATTGAATTTAGAACCGCCGGCAGATATTTTATTCCGCTCCTTAGCGTTTACGCCTAGGTACTTATGGTACGACGGTGCTTTGAAACGCATTGACCACCTCATCTAATCTACCCAGTCCGGGCGGGTACCAGCTACTAAACCGGTAGCGGTGCTGCAGTAGCTCAACGCACCATATAGACCAACAGCGTGGTGTACTCGGTACCTGCTTAGCCCATGGCCTGGTCCTGCCCGCTCCATGCTCCGTTAACACGAACTGCTCACTTCACTTTCACGCAAATGGCAGAGAAAAGGAGACCGCCCGCCTTTTGCTCCTGCCTCGCTCCGCGCCTGCTCTGTGCCCCCCAGTCGGTCGCACCAACCCGCTAAGCCCAATCAGCCAAGAGCTGCCCCCAGGCCAATCAGCAGCGCCCAGCCCCTGGGCAATTCTAAGGTGTGGAAAATTGGGGGATACGACCGCCTCAACCCCTTCTATCCCCTGAAAGTTCAAGCTCAGCAAGTTGGAACCTCCACTCTGTTTTGCTTGAGCAGCGCCAACGGCCACTTGTGAATATCTTCCTCCTGTCTCCGTTTTTGCTCccattgctgcagctgccatcGTCTGCCTCCGCCTTCTCGCTGGTTCCTCCTCCATATTCGCCCAAGACACCCAATTCGTAGCCCCTCCACGTGTGCAAGATGGCTCCCGCAGCTGCTGAGAGCGCCTCACCGATTGGCATTGCCAATCTGCCCAACCAGCGACACAAGATTGTCGCCAAGCGCGGTGCTGGCTTCACCATCATGGTACGCGATTGTCCCTTTATTTTTGCCGTCGACAAACGCGTTCACGGTGTGGCCTCAGCACGACGTGGCTAGCTGTGTTCCTGAGTAACTAACACGCCCACTCTAATCTCCAGGTTGCTGGCGAGTCTGGCCTGGGCAAGACCACCTTCATCAACACCCTCTTCTCCACGACCATCAAGAACTACGCCGATCACAAGCGCAGACACCAGAAGCAGGTCGACAAGACCGTCGAGATTGAGATTACCAAGGCCGAACTCGAGGAGAAGTTCTTCAAGGGTAAGGGCTAGCTGCCTAATTAAAGGAGACTCTGCGTTTGGTGCCAGATGATGTGCTAAACCTGTTTTTTGACTCCCTCTAGTTCGATTGACTGTCATTGACACCCCCGGCTTCGGTGACTATGTCAACAACCGCGATTCTTGGCAGCCCATCATCGAGTTCCTCGACGACCAGCACGAGTCTTACATGCTTCAGGAGCAACAGCCCCGCCGTCAGGACAAGATTGATCTGCGTGTTCATGCCTGCCTGTACTTCATCCGCCCTACCGGCCACACCCTGAAGCCTCTGGATATCGAGGTTATGAAGCGCCTCTGCTCACGAGTCAACCTGATCCCCGTGATTGCCAAGGCTGATACTCTCAGCCCAGCTGACCTGGCCAAGTTCAAGCAGAGGGTATGAATGAATATGATAAGCCATGCACTTTCTACGCACAAATTTCTAACGTATTCCAGATTGTGAGCGTCATCGAGGCCCAGAACATCAAGATCTACCAGCCCCCCatcgaggaggatgatgaggctgctgcccagCACGCGCGTAGCCTTATGGCCGCTATGCCGTTTGCCGTTATCGGCTCTGAGAAGGACGTCAAGACCAGCGATGGCCGCATCGTCAAGGGTCGTCAGTACTCTTGGGGTGTTGCCGAGGTCGAGAACGAAGACCACTGCGACTTCAAGAAGCTGCGATCCATCCTGATCCGCACCCACATGCTCGACCTTATCCACACCACTGAGGAGCTTCACTATGAGGCCTACCGAGCACAGCAGATGGAGACTCGCAAATTCGGCGAGGCTCGACCCCGGAAGCTCGACAACCCCAAGttcaaggaagaggaggaggctctGCGAAAGCGATTCACTGAGCAGGTCAAGGTCGAGGAGCAGCGCTTCCGACAATGGGAACAGAAGCTCATTGCTGAGCGTGATCGTCTCAATAAGGATCTCGAGCAGACCCACGCCCAGATCAAGCAGCTGGAGAACGAGCTTGAGGCCATGCAAGGAAATGCCGTCCGAAGCCACGGTCGCCGATAAATTATCTAATGCTAGCTTTTCAACCAAACCATGCTGGCATTGGAGTATCATGATCTCGGGTTCCATCGGTCTGCCTCACTCTCGTTTTCAGATTTTGAGGGTAAAGGCGCCGCGTATTGAAGGCCACTACGGTGGCACTTTTTTTCATGCATATTCTAAGCGGCTATTGCCACGGGAAGGGGCGAGGCGACTTTTTTTTGATGAGTTGTTGAGGTTGAAggtttctat
This window encodes:
- a CDS encoding uncharacterized protein (EggNog:ENOG41~TransMembrane:1 (o337-358i)) → MALAASALRSTTPRQAGFLQVLGHNLRYLIRRHQAILPLSIRARLASTMATPWQIRVPASDTGLLKWKQTDESAAKVSELLQKDLESHHVFFNAEGFHNHIVHSLLTLYATGASPSTLEEAYAENHSYQIKAMDTHSGVVEELKKGWTEGCPYLSKGKYYPDFLRFFQDEIEAKGWEKVLLEYVFKGDERSEAIFGRLFAGFLHPLIQLMYGIEWQQPAIIAEGLAQAAVHENRVGGFLTKAEQAATASAHTTSLPELFESVGQFSEKLATSARFDDKNKIYDGIFVRAPDEALEFVKQVKVHEDELDERLAEMVHSCAYVAAAAAFHQPNKPKFDFFLIHHLNSIPFFVTLLSFPWLRDYQKVRILEWKIRLDLIQYIARGCPPLRLDAIKSFVPKQDSSFATKPADLLPRFHEIIDDGHTIKVVRALLIAQELSRKYAGRPWIRIADDETWLKVHQILLQGTEGPQEPALWVRSAGFEEAWVNVPKER
- the SPN4 gene encoding Septin spn4, encoding MAPAAAESASPIGIANLPNQRHKIVAKRGAGFTIMVAGESGLGKTTFINTLFSTTIKNYADHKRRHQKQVDKTVEIEITKAELEEKFFKVRLTVIDTPGFGDYVNNRDSWQPIIEFLDDQHESYMLQEQQPRRQDKIDLRVHACLYFIRPTGHTLKPLDIEVMKRLCSRVNLIPVIAKADTLSPADLAKFKQRIVSVIEAQNIKIYQPPIEEDDEAAAQHARSLMAAMPFAVIGSEKDVKTSDGRIVKGRQYSWGVAEVENEDHCDFKKLRSILIRTHMLDLIHTTEELHYEAYRAQQMETRKFGEARPRKLDNPKFKEEEEALRKRFTEQVKVEEQRFRQWEQKLIAERDRLNKDLEQTHAQIKQLENELEAMQGNAVRSHGRR
- a CDS encoding uncharacterized protein (EggNog:ENOG41~TransMembrane:1 (o265-286i)) yields the protein MHLAMNTQPCTENFNQKEKKKKLIEHHQIVHSLLTLYATGASPSTLEEAYAENHSYQIKAMDTHSGVVEELKKGWTEGCPYLSKGKYYPDFLRFFQDEIEAKGWEKVLLEYVFKGDERSEAIFGRLFAGFLHPLIQLMYGIEWQQPAIIAEGLAQAAVHENRVGGFLTKAEQAATASAHTTSLPELFESVGQFSEKLATSARFDDKNKIYDGIFVRAPDEALEFVKQVKVHEDELDERLAEMVHSCAYVAAAAAFHQPNKPKFDFFLIHHLNSIPFFVTLLSFPWLRDYQKVRILEWKIRLDLIQYIARGCPPLRLDAIKSFVPKQDSSFATKPADLLPRFHEIIDDGHTIKVVRALLIAQELSRKYAGRPWIRIADDETWLKVHQILLQGTEGPQEPALWVRSAGFEEAWVNVPKER
- a CDS encoding uncharacterized protein (BUSCO:EOG092D0MSY) encodes the protein MKTDFRFSNLLGTVYCQGNLVFSPDGTHLFSPVGNRVTIFDLVNNKSHTLPFAHRKNIARIGLSPRGNLLLTVDDEGHAILTNVPRRVSIYHFSFRSQVTALSFSPSGRYFVVGLGRKLEVWHVPSTPDTNAEGELEFAPFVKRRTYTGHFDSVQHIEWSSDSRFFLTASKDLTARIWSVEPEEGFVPTILGGHKQNVIGAWFSADQETIYTVSKDGAVFNWKYVKPLNSVKQDDRMEDDDDNDDDSDMRWRIVERHYFMQGSAHVRCAFFHAETNLLVAGMSNGLFSLYEMPDFNNIHKLSISQSDVDFVTINQSGEWLAFGASKLGQLLVWEWQSESYILKQQGHFDSINSLVYSPDGQRIITTADDGKIKVWDIESGFCIVTFTEHTSAVTACEFAKKGNVLFTSSLDGSVRAWDLIRYRNFRTFTAPTRLSFTCMSVDPSGEVVAAGSLDSFDIHIWSVQTGQLLDRLAGHDGPVSALAFTPNGNSLVSGSWDRTARIWSIFDRTQTSEPLQLQADILDIAVRPDSLQLAVSTIDGQLTFWSISEAEQTAGLDGRRDVSGGRKSSDRRTAANIGGNKSFSTIRYSTDGSCLLAGGNSKYICLYSVSTMVLLKKFTVSVNLSLSGTQEFLNSKYLTEAGAMDDIDMQGEASDREDRVDASLPGSKRGGDPSARKRKPQVRVTGVAFSPAGSAFCAASTEGLLIYSLDHTLQFDPFDLNIEITPASTLAVLENEKDYLKALVMAFRLNEAGLIKRVFQAVPPADIPLVVSDIPIVYVPRLLRFVAAQTEESPHIEFCLLWIKSLVDKHGAWLTANRGKVDVELRVVSRAVVKMRDEIRRLADENVYMVDYLLGQADNNKDEENGNGNATLTSAQQKTIDAVMNGTAESGGESDEDGEEEWMGMD
- a CDS encoding uncharacterized protein (EggNog:ENOG41), which encodes MSAENIDNPISYEQLEDLEDDFEQVELELLRQQAKLTKDLYAKRAKVVAEIPNFWPLVFEQAPPDIDEYVQPTDSAVLLSSLVNLSVERFELPNGDPRSIAIKFEFSENEYFENKVLEKKFWWRRNKDGWAGLVSEPVKINWKADKDLTSGMLDLVYQVWEDDKAGKGDDTEAKKKLKSQMESTGLDGVSFFAWFGFRGLSITEEENQAALKEEEEKRKLRKEGKEIPDEDDEDEDDEDDEYEMEIFPTADDLAVCIAEDLWPGAIKYFCEYIHASENSSEESDDE
- a CDS encoding uncharacterized protein (EggNog:ENOG41), translated to MSAENIDNPISYEQLEDLEDDFEQVELELLRQQAKLTKDLYAKRAKVVAEIPNFWPLVFEQAPPDIDEYVQPTDSAVLLSSLVNLSVERFELPNGDPRSIAIKFEFSENEYFENKVLEKKFWWRRNKDGWAGLVSEPVKINWKADKDLTSGMLDLVYQVWEDDKAGKGDDTEAKKKLKSQMESTGLDGVSFFAWFGFRGLSITEEENQAALKEEEEKRKLRKEGKEIPDEDDEDEDDEDDEYEMEIFPTADDLAVCIAEDLWPGAIKYFLAAQEQDAMSDIDFESDEEMDEGEEDAQPSKKRKA